In the Helianthus annuus cultivar XRQ/B chromosome 11, HanXRQr2.0-SUNRISE, whole genome shotgun sequence genome, one interval contains:
- the LOC110930561 gene encoding uncharacterized protein LOC110930561 isoform X8, protein MTMSVLELRLFSGDRRIVDSIISQLGFLNKNNTLLLHDSGLVTQTHFRCTEHWQKVIKRSGISWWLVWAKSAKNFSGTRVTRSICESGFSTGEILHKYV, encoded by the exons ATGACAATGTCGGTATTGGAGCTTCGACTATTTTCCGGTGACCGAAGGATA GTTGACAGCATCATTTCCCAATTGGGTTTTTTGAACAAGAACAATACCCTTCTTCTCCACGATTCAG GTCTGGTAACTCAGACACATTTCCGGTGTACCGAGCACTGGCAGAAGGTTATTAAGAGGTCGGGGATTTCATGGTGGTTGGTATGGGCAAAGTCGGCAAAGAATTTTTCCGGCACCAGGGTTACAAG AAGCATTTGCGAG TCAGGCTTCAGCACAGGAGAAATTTTGCATAAATACGTCTGA
- the LOC110930561 gene encoding uncharacterized protein LOC110930561 isoform X7, with the protein MTMSVLELRLFSGDRRIVDSIISQLGFLNKNNTLLLHDSGLVTQTHFRCTEHWQKVIKRSGISWWLVWAKSAKNFSGTRVTRSICEASAQEKFCINTSDML; encoded by the exons ATGACAATGTCGGTATTGGAGCTTCGACTATTTTCCGGTGACCGAAGGATA GTTGACAGCATCATTTCCCAATTGGGTTTTTTGAACAAGAACAATACCCTTCTTCTCCACGATTCAG GTCTGGTAACTCAGACACATTTCCGGTGTACCGAGCACTGGCAGAAGGTTATTAAGAGGTCGGGGATTTCATGGTGGTTGGTATGGGCAAAGTCGGCAAAGAATTTTTCCGGCACCAGGGTTACAAG AAGCATTTGCGAG GCTTCAGCACAGGAGAAATTTTGCATAAATACGTCTGATATGCTTTAA
- the LOC110930561 gene encoding uncharacterized protein LOC110930561 isoform X3 produces the protein MTMSVLELRLFSGDRRIVDSIISQLGFLNKNNTLLLHDSGLVTQTHFRCTEHWQKVIKRSGISWWLVWAKSAKNFSGTRVTRSICEVIFISLLVLKLLTQKASAQEKFCINTSDML, from the exons ATGACAATGTCGGTATTGGAGCTTCGACTATTTTCCGGTGACCGAAGGATA GTTGACAGCATCATTTCCCAATTGGGTTTTTTGAACAAGAACAATACCCTTCTTCTCCACGATTCAG GTCTGGTAACTCAGACACATTTCCGGTGTACCGAGCACTGGCAGAAGGTTATTAAGAGGTCGGGGATTTCATGGTGGTTGGTATGGGCAAAGTCGGCAAAGAATTTTTCCGGCACCAGGGTTACAAG AAGCATTTGCGAGGTAATTTTCATTTCATTACTTGTTCTAAAGCTACTCACACAGAAG GCTTCAGCACAGGAGAAATTTTGCATAAATACGTCTGATATGCTTTAA
- the LOC110930561 gene encoding uncharacterized protein LOC110930561 isoform X2, with the protein MTMSVLELRLFSGDRRIVDSIISQLGFLNKNNTLLLHDSGLVTQTHFRCTEHWQKVIKRSGISWWLVWAKSAKNFSGTRVTSCDFDMQKHLRGNFHFITCSKATHTEVRLQHRRNFA; encoded by the exons ATGACAATGTCGGTATTGGAGCTTCGACTATTTTCCGGTGACCGAAGGATA GTTGACAGCATCATTTCCCAATTGGGTTTTTTGAACAAGAACAATACCCTTCTTCTCCACGATTCAG GTCTGGTAACTCAGACACATTTCCGGTGTACCGAGCACTGGCAGAAGGTTATTAAGAGGTCGGGGATTTCATGGTGGTTGGTATGGGCAAAGTCGGCAAAGAATTTTTCCGGCACCAGGGTTACAAG TTGTGATTTCGATATGCAGAAGCATTTGCGAGGTAATTTTCATTTCATTACTTGTTCTAAAGCTACTCACACAGAAG TCAGGCTTCAGCACAGGAGAAATTTTGCATAA
- the LOC110930561 gene encoding uncharacterized protein LOC110930561 isoform X6 produces MTMSVLELRLFSGDRRIVDSIISQLGFLNKNNTLLLHDSGLVTQTHFRCTEHWQKVIKRSGISWWLVWAKSAKNFSGTRVTSCDFDMQKHLRVRLQHRRNFA; encoded by the exons ATGACAATGTCGGTATTGGAGCTTCGACTATTTTCCGGTGACCGAAGGATA GTTGACAGCATCATTTCCCAATTGGGTTTTTTGAACAAGAACAATACCCTTCTTCTCCACGATTCAG GTCTGGTAACTCAGACACATTTCCGGTGTACCGAGCACTGGCAGAAGGTTATTAAGAGGTCGGGGATTTCATGGTGGTTGGTATGGGCAAAGTCGGCAAAGAATTTTTCCGGCACCAGGGTTACAAG TTGTGATTTCGATATGCAGAAGCATTTGCGAG TCAGGCTTCAGCACAGGAGAAATTTTGCATAA
- the LOC110930561 gene encoding uncharacterized protein LOC110930561 isoform X4 has product MTMSVLELRLFSGDRRIVDSIISQLGFLNKNNTLLLHDSGLVTQTHFRCTEHWQKVIKRSGISWWLVWAKSAKNFSGTRVTRSICEVIFISLLVLKLLTQKSGFSTGEILHKYV; this is encoded by the exons ATGACAATGTCGGTATTGGAGCTTCGACTATTTTCCGGTGACCGAAGGATA GTTGACAGCATCATTTCCCAATTGGGTTTTTTGAACAAGAACAATACCCTTCTTCTCCACGATTCAG GTCTGGTAACTCAGACACATTTCCGGTGTACCGAGCACTGGCAGAAGGTTATTAAGAGGTCGGGGATTTCATGGTGGTTGGTATGGGCAAAGTCGGCAAAGAATTTTTCCGGCACCAGGGTTACAAG AAGCATTTGCGAGGTAATTTTCATTTCATTACTTGTTCTAAAGCTACTCACACAGAAG TCAGGCTTCAGCACAGGAGAAATTTTGCATAAATACGTCTGA
- the LOC110930561 gene encoding uncharacterized protein LOC110930561 isoform X9, with protein sequence MTMSVLELRLFSGDRRIVDSIISQLGFLNKNNTLLLHDSGLVTQTHFRCTEHWQKVIKRSGISWWLVWAKSAKNFSGTRVTRSICEH encoded by the exons ATGACAATGTCGGTATTGGAGCTTCGACTATTTTCCGGTGACCGAAGGATA GTTGACAGCATCATTTCCCAATTGGGTTTTTTGAACAAGAACAATACCCTTCTTCTCCACGATTCAG GTCTGGTAACTCAGACACATTTCCGGTGTACCGAGCACTGGCAGAAGGTTATTAAGAGGTCGGGGATTTCATGGTGGTTGGTATGGGCAAAGTCGGCAAAGAATTTTTCCGGCACCAGGGTTACAAG AAGCATTTGCGAG CATTGA
- the LOC110930561 gene encoding uncharacterized protein LOC110930561 isoform X1, whose protein sequence is MTMSVLELRLFSGDRRIVDSIISQLGFLNKNNTLLLHDSGLVTQTHFRCTEHWQKVIKRSGISWWLVWAKSAKNFSGTRVTSCDFDMQKHLRGNFHFITCSKATHTEGFSTGEILHKYV, encoded by the exons ATGACAATGTCGGTATTGGAGCTTCGACTATTTTCCGGTGACCGAAGGATA GTTGACAGCATCATTTCCCAATTGGGTTTTTTGAACAAGAACAATACCCTTCTTCTCCACGATTCAG GTCTGGTAACTCAGACACATTTCCGGTGTACCGAGCACTGGCAGAAGGTTATTAAGAGGTCGGGGATTTCATGGTGGTTGGTATGGGCAAAGTCGGCAAAGAATTTTTCCGGCACCAGGGTTACAAG TTGTGATTTCGATATGCAGAAGCATTTGCGAGGTAATTTTCATTTCATTACTTGTTCTAAAGCTACTCACACAGAAG GCTTCAGCACAGGAGAAATTTTGCATAAATACGTCTGA
- the LOC110930561 gene encoding uncharacterized protein LOC110930561 isoform X5, whose product MTMSVLELRLFSGDRRIVDSIISQLGFLNKNNTLLLHDSGLVTQTHFRCTEHWQKVIKRSGISWWLVWAKSAKNFSGTRVTSCDFDMQKHLRGFSTGEILHKYV is encoded by the exons ATGACAATGTCGGTATTGGAGCTTCGACTATTTTCCGGTGACCGAAGGATA GTTGACAGCATCATTTCCCAATTGGGTTTTTTGAACAAGAACAATACCCTTCTTCTCCACGATTCAG GTCTGGTAACTCAGACACATTTCCGGTGTACCGAGCACTGGCAGAAGGTTATTAAGAGGTCGGGGATTTCATGGTGGTTGGTATGGGCAAAGTCGGCAAAGAATTTTTCCGGCACCAGGGTTACAAG TTGTGATTTCGATATGCAGAAGCATTTGCGAG GCTTCAGCACAGGAGAAATTTTGCATAAATACGTCTGA
- the LOC110930562 gene encoding transcription initiation factor TFIID subunit 15, which produces RCFGTSCTNVNFAFRGVCNRCGSARPAGAGGGGACGGGRGRGRGGSDSGGGRGGVGGPTGLFGPNNWSCPMCANINWAKRLKCNICSTNKPGVSEGGVSVRGGRAGGYKELVEEELEETKRRRREAEEEDDGEMYDEFRNLKKKFRVKAQQTEAGQVLPGTGRAGWEVEELHTVVRIYVFLFFSVCGGHIKLISRNE; this is translated from the exons AGATGTTTTGGTACCAGTTGTACGAATGTAAACTTTGCATTTCGTGGTGTATGCAACCGTTGTGGAAGTGCAAGGCCTGCTGGTGCGGGCGGTGGTGGTGCATGCGGTGGTGGTCGGGGTAGGGGTCGTGGTGGTTCTGATTCAGGTGGCGGACGAGGTGGAGTTGGTGGTCCTACTGGTCTGTTTGGTCCTAATAATTGGTCTTGTCCAAT GTGTGCTAACATCAACTGGGCAAAGCGATTAAAATGCAACATCTGCAGCACGAATAAGCCCGGTGTTAGTGAAGGGGGTGTGAGCGTGAG AGGAGGGCGTGCTGGTGGGTACAAAGAACTTGTCGAAGAAGAATTAGAGGAAACAAAGCGTCGAAGACGGGAAGCTGAAGAA GAGGATGATGGTGAGATGTATGACGAATTTAGAAACTTGAAGAAGAAGTTTCGTGTCAAGGCGCAACAAACTGAAGCTGGTCAGGTGCTACCTGGAACTGGGCGGGCAGGCTGGGAGGTTGAGGAGCTACATACTGTCGTCCGTATATacgtttttttatttttctcagTTTGCGGGGGGCATATTAAACTAATTAG CAGGAATGAGTGA